One genomic region from Rhinoraja longicauda isolate Sanriku21f chromosome 8, sRhiLon1.1, whole genome shotgun sequence encodes:
- the mettl21a gene encoding protein N-lysine methyltransferase METTL21A: MALLPYDNAMIPELRKFHEASATFRFANRDIVIRQDWKQLGVAAVVWDAAVILCTFLELGAIKLQDRTVIELGAGTGLVGIVAAHLGADVTVTDREVTLQFLESNVQDNISDDLRGRVRVKELTWGINLSKFEPAGYDIILGADVVYLEETFPALLETLKYLSSERTIILLSCRIRYERDHNFLKMLESHFAVERVHYDSKRDVHIYKAQKIKLKEEL; the protein is encoded by the exons ATGGCTTTACTGCCCTACGATAATGCCATGATCCCGGAACTCCGGAAATTCCATGAAGCCTCTGCAACCTTCCGGTTTGCTAACCGGGACATAGTGATCAGGCAGGACTGGAAACAGCTGGGAGTGGCAGCAGTGGTGTGGGATGCA GCAGTGATACTTTGCACGTTCCTTGAACTGGGAGCGATAAAGCTACAAGACCGCACTGTGATAGAGCTGGGAGCAGGAACTGGATTGGTTGGAATAGTTGCAGCACATCTAG GTGCCGATGTTACAGTCACGGATAGGGAGGTAACGCTTCAGTTCTTGGAGTCTAATGTGCAAGATAACATCTCTGATGACCTGCGAGGCAGGGTGCGGGTCAAGGAACTGACCTGGGGGATAAACCTCTCCAAATTCGAGCCCGCCGGCTATGACATTATCCTGGGGGCTGATGTGGTTTATTTGGAGGAGACGTTCCCAGCCTTGCTGGAGACTCTGAAATATCTCAGCTCTGAAAGGACCATAATCCTGCTGTCCTGCCGCATACGGTACGAACGGGACCACAACTTCCTGAAGATGCTTGAAAGTCACTTTGCAGTGGAGAGAGTTCATTATGACAGCAAGAGAGATGTTCACATTTACAAGGCACAGAAAATAAAGTTGAAGGAAGAACTCTGA